Proteins from a genomic interval of Psychrobacter fulvigenes:
- a CDS encoding glycosyltransferase family 4 protein has translation MKKVGFLIGNLNKSGGTERVTTLIVNELARQHYEVCVLNLNDGSEPFFDLHDTVRTYSLYSKSISFKKNYIGAIWKIRKFVKRQNIDTLIIVDSISCLFTVPALYGLKVNHICWEHFNFKNNNGVKLREIGRQWAAKYCDYIVTLTKRDKELWEQGLKLKNINAQIVPIANPSPYENNKHVPSLDFKVLLSVGRLTHVKGFDILLDAWAQVCEFNSDWQLRIVGGGEEEANLKEQVSRLGISERVDFVPATKNIEHYYKTSSFYCLSSRFEGLPMVLLEAQAFGLPIIAFDCDTGPSEIVDHDINGWLVPSQDIESLRDTILQSISISNDNYASLVKNSHLKSSMFMIDKIVLRWKKII, from the coding sequence ATGAAAAAAGTCGGTTTTTTGATTGGTAATCTTAATAAGTCTGGTGGTACTGAAAGAGTCACTACGCTTATTGTTAATGAGCTTGCTAGACAGCACTATGAAGTTTGTGTCTTGAACTTAAACGATGGATCCGAGCCTTTTTTTGATCTACATGACACTGTAAGAACATATTCTCTATATTCTAAGAGTATCTCTTTTAAAAAGAATTATATCGGCGCCATTTGGAAAATCCGTAAGTTTGTTAAAAGGCAAAACATAGATACTTTAATTATTGTAGATAGTATTTCATGTTTGTTTACCGTGCCCGCGCTATATGGCCTGAAAGTTAATCATATCTGCTGGGAGCATTTTAATTTTAAAAATAATAATGGCGTTAAGTTACGTGAAATAGGACGTCAGTGGGCAGCAAAATATTGCGATTATATCGTGACGCTCACCAAACGTGATAAAGAGCTATGGGAGCAGGGATTAAAGTTAAAAAACATCAATGCCCAAATTGTGCCGATTGCAAATCCCTCTCCCTATGAAAATAACAAGCACGTACCCAGTTTAGACTTTAAAGTTTTACTTTCTGTCGGTCGTCTCACTCATGTTAAAGGCTTTGATATATTGCTTGACGCTTGGGCGCAAGTTTGCGAATTCAACTCTGACTGGCAGCTGCGCATAGTAGGTGGTGGTGAAGAAGAAGCCAATCTAAAAGAGCAGGTCAGTCGTTTAGGTATCAGTGAGAGAGTAGACTTCGTTCCTGCTACAAAGAATATAGAACATTATTATAAAACCAGTTCATTCTATTGTTTGAGTTCGCGTTTTGAAGGGTTGCCTATGGTATTGCTGGAAGCTCAAGCTTTTGGCTTACCTATCATAGCCTTTGATTGTGATACAGGCCCTAGTGAAATAGTAGATCATGATATCAATGGATGGTTAGTGCCTTCTCAAGATATCGAAAGTTTGAGAGATACAATCTTGCAGTCTATCTCTATTTCTAACGATAATTATGCCAGCCTTGTAAAAAATAGTCATCTAAAAAGTAGTATGTTTATGATAGATAAGATCGTACTTAGGTGGAAGAAAATAATTTAA
- a CDS encoding glycosyltransferase family 4 protein, giving the protein MKKNKKIVIIGTVASSFYGFRAELIELLLHKGYQVYAFTSEYTKSDLKQLESLGVVPVTYRSNRGGLNPLKDIKATYLLSKKIAEIDPIMVFSYFSKPVIFGTIAAKLAKVPQVVGMLEGLGYTFTEQPEGLSKRTKLIKNIQVILYKLALPQLDKLIFLNPDDPKDLLEKYSITVKEVQILGGIGLDLAKYEYRPVEKTESPINFLFIGRLLKEKGIHNFVSAAKIVKTTYPESEFTVLGRIDTSNPGALQQSELDELISTELINYPGHVNNVKEWIAKSHVFVLPSYREGVPRSTQEAMAIGRPVITTDVPGCRETVIDGVNGFLVEKWQPQALAEKMIYFIEHPEQIERMGLESYQMAQEKFDANIVNKRLLDILGL; this is encoded by the coding sequence ATGAAAAAAAATAAAAAAATCGTGATAATAGGCACTGTTGCTTCAAGCTTCTATGGCTTTCGCGCTGAACTCATTGAGCTGCTGTTGCATAAAGGTTATCAAGTCTATGCTTTTACCTCTGAATATACCAAAAGTGATCTAAAGCAGCTAGAAAGCTTGGGCGTGGTGCCCGTTACTTACCGCTCAAATCGCGGGGGACTAAATCCTTTAAAAGATATAAAGGCAACTTATTTGCTGTCAAAAAAAATTGCAGAAATAGACCCTATTATGGTGTTCTCTTATTTTTCAAAACCCGTTATCTTTGGCACGATAGCGGCAAAGCTTGCTAAAGTTCCGCAGGTAGTAGGAATGCTAGAAGGGCTCGGCTATACTTTTACTGAACAACCTGAAGGATTAAGTAAAAGAACAAAGCTTATAAAAAATATTCAAGTTATTCTTTATAAGCTAGCACTGCCTCAATTGGATAAATTAATATTTTTAAATCCTGATGACCCTAAAGATTTGTTAGAAAAATACTCAATAACAGTGAAGGAAGTACAGATTCTAGGTGGTATCGGTCTAGATTTAGCAAAATATGAGTATAGGCCTGTAGAAAAAACTGAATCACCTATTAACTTCTTGTTCATCGGCCGTTTGCTAAAAGAAAAGGGTATTCATAACTTTGTGTCAGCTGCCAAAATAGTTAAGACAACATATCCTGAAAGTGAGTTTACTGTTTTGGGACGCATAGATACCTCTAACCCAGGTGCGCTACAGCAATCAGAATTAGATGAGTTAATATCAACAGAGTTAATAAACTATCCTGGTCATGTCAATAACGTAAAAGAATGGATAGCAAAGAGCCATGTATTTGTTTTGCCTTCTTATCGTGAAGGCGTACCACGTAGTACGCAAGAGGCAATGGCTATTGGGCGACCTGTCATTACGACGGATGTTCCAGGCTGCCGTGAAACAGTTATAGACGGGGTAAATGGTTTTTTAGTTGAAAAATGGCAGCCACAAGCATTGGCTGAAAAGATGATTTACTTTATCGAACATCCTGAGCAGATAGAAAGGATGGGTTTAGAAAGTTATCAAATGGCGCAAGAAAAATTTGATGCCAATATAGTAAACAAACGACTCTTAGATATTTTAGGCTTATAA
- a CDS encoding GNAT family N-acetyltransferase has product MNIEGKLVTLRAIELEDLDLLVKWSNSPELWQHLGGWHFPYSKRSTEAYIKNIDHASMNRQMFAVEAHDIGLIGTYVLSDIDWKNRNAESGGMLGEVSSRGKNYAYDVGMTMMRYVFKELGLNRLGGEIIEYNARSLGLSTKKLGWQIEGRRIESIYRNGKFHDEILIGITHKQYDEFMKDNNYWDS; this is encoded by the coding sequence ATGAATATTGAAGGTAAGTTAGTGACGCTACGTGCTATAGAGCTGGAAGATTTAGATCTGTTAGTAAAATGGTCAAACTCTCCTGAGCTTTGGCAGCATTTGGGTGGATGGCATTTCCCATACTCTAAAAGAAGTACGGAAGCTTACATTAAAAATATAGATCATGCTAGCATGAATAGACAAATGTTTGCTGTAGAGGCGCATGATATTGGATTGATCGGTACATATGTGTTGTCTGACATTGATTGGAAAAATAGAAATGCTGAAAGTGGTGGTATGTTAGGTGAAGTTAGTAGTAGAGGGAAAAACTACGCTTATGATGTGGGCATGACAATGATGCGTTATGTTTTTAAAGAGCTGGGGTTAAACCGTTTAGGTGGAGAAATAATAGAATACAATGCTAGATCTCTTGGTTTGTCTACTAAAAAACTCGGATGGCAAATTGAGGGCAGAAGAATTGAATCTATCTATCGCAATGGTAAGTTTCATGATGAAATCTTGATTGGTATTACTCATAAACAATATGATGAATTCATGAAAGATAATAACTACTGGGATAGCTAA
- a CDS encoding glycosyltransferase family 2 protein, whose product MNNNDEIQVSVCIVTYNQQEYIVDCLDSLVSQETDFKFEIIVGEDCSTDNTRAVLRQYVDQYPDLIVPIFHQNNVGPSENARQVYEKARGKYIAHVDGDDMALPGKLQKQFDILEANPQAMICSHNVEGILNDTISSEHHWYYPAGEYTFEDLLKKLPFFAHSSKMFKVTNDAGWNKLMSSEMVLDIELHLYQASMGTIIHLEEYLGRYRADVGISAMKGNKLNHGMIQKVESIYETLFRSYPDKTEAIKESYASYLLGTASSFAVIESNSNKMREYAIRSINQKFFSIKQLIMILLILFPSIGISILKRRHESRTASSRNVT is encoded by the coding sequence ATGAATAATAACGATGAAATCCAAGTCTCAGTGTGTATCGTGACATATAATCAACAAGAATATATTGTTGATTGTTTAGATAGCTTGGTTAGTCAAGAAACGGACTTTAAATTTGAAATCATTGTTGGCGAGGATTGCTCGACTGATAATACTCGCGCCGTTTTACGCCAGTATGTAGATCAGTACCCTGACTTAATTGTGCCAATTTTTCATCAGAATAATGTAGGTCCGTCCGAAAATGCCAGGCAGGTTTATGAGAAAGCCAGAGGCAAGTATATTGCGCATGTCGATGGTGATGATATGGCATTACCAGGAAAGCTGCAAAAACAATTTGATATATTAGAAGCCAATCCACAAGCTATGATTTGTAGTCATAATGTGGAAGGTATATTAAACGATACCATCAGTAGCGAGCATCATTGGTACTACCCTGCAGGTGAGTATACATTTGAAGATTTATTAAAGAAGCTACCCTTTTTTGCACATTCTTCAAAGATGTTTAAAGTCACTAATGACGCAGGCTGGAACAAGCTTATGTCTAGTGAAATGGTTTTGGATATAGAGCTGCATTTGTATCAAGCATCTATGGGTACAATCATCCATTTAGAAGAATATCTTGGTAGATATAGAGCGGATGTCGGTATTTCTGCTATGAAAGGCAATAAATTAAATCACGGCATGATACAAAAAGTAGAAAGTATCTATGAGACCTTATTTAGGTCTTACCCTGATAAGACAGAAGCAATTAAGGAATCATACGCCTCTTACTTACTAGGGACAGCCAGTAGTTTTGCGGTTATCGAGTCTAACAGTAATAAAATGCGAGAATATGCCATCAGATCAATCAATCAAAAGTTTTTTTCTATAAAACAACTGATCATGATTTTATTGATTTTGTTCCCTAGTATTGGCATATCTATTCTTAAAAGAAGACATGAATCAAGGACTGCAAGCTCAAGGAATGTGACATGA
- a CDS encoding sugar transferase translates to MIKRLFDITAASAAIVILSPVYALTAYKVKKHLGSPVLFRQVRPGLHGEPFKMVKFRSMIDATDADGNLLPSDERLTPFGKKLRASSLDELPELWNVVKGDMSLVGPRPLLMEYLPLYNEEQARRHLVRPGITGHAQVNGRNAIGWDDKFKLDTWYVDNQSLWLDIKILFKTVKKVLIKDGINAEGDKISDKFKGNTGE, encoded by the coding sequence ATGATTAAACGACTTTTTGATATTACCGCTGCCAGTGCGGCTATAGTGATTCTATCTCCAGTATATGCACTTACAGCATATAAGGTTAAGAAGCATCTTGGGTCGCCGGTATTGTTCCGACAAGTGCGTCCAGGCTTACATGGTGAACCATTTAAGATGGTTAAGTTTCGTTCGATGATTGATGCGACCGATGCTGATGGCAACCTTCTGCCCAGCGATGAGCGACTAACACCATTTGGTAAAAAGCTACGTGCTAGTAGTTTGGATGAGTTGCCAGAGCTATGGAATGTGGTCAAAGGAGATATGAGTTTGGTTGGCCCTAGGCCTCTGCTAATGGAGTACTTACCGCTTTATAATGAAGAGCAGGCACGCCGTCACCTAGTTCGTCCTGGTATTACTGGTCATGCCCAAGTCAATGGTCGCAATGCCATAGGTTGGGATGATAAGTTTAAACTTGATACTTGGTACGTCGATAACCAATCGTTGTGGTTAGATATCAAAATCTTATTCAAAACAGTAAAAAAAGTACTTATTAAAGACGGAATTAATGCTGAAGGTGATAAAATATCAGATAAATTCAAAGGCAATACCGGAGAGTAA
- a CDS encoding ATP-grasp domain-containing protein: protein MSKRILFLGGAPTQIPPIKYALEQGHYVITCDYLPENPGHKLAHEYHNVSTTDKNAVLALAQKLKIDGIVAYASDPAAPTAAYVAETMGLPGNPYEAVEVLARKDYFRTFLAENGFNVPRSESFYELEKAREWLNEIGVPAFIKPIDSSGSKGVTHIADHKDLDSAFEYASSFSREKKVVVEQVIPRTGYQIDSDIFMSAGKVAFWIWGDQHQDTLCHPYAPIAISFPSVLDNELQQKAKNQVESILIKLGFKTGAFNVEFVVDTNGEVWVIEIGPRNGGNLIPQVIKYVSDVDTIAATVDEAIGLNFNESKEYDLNGYWASYIVHAREDGVFKELWLSDRVKKYIVEQDIQVKPGDKVNKFSGSHDTLGTMIIKFPSMQEMLDMLDNMEHDIYVIVE, encoded by the coding sequence ATGTCTAAACGAATTCTTTTCTTAGGGGGAGCGCCAACCCAAATACCACCAATCAAATATGCGCTAGAACAGGGCCATTATGTCATCACTTGTGACTATCTACCTGAAAACCCAGGACACAAACTTGCGCACGAATATCATAATGTCTCTACCACTGACAAAAACGCAGTATTGGCACTAGCCCAAAAGTTAAAAATAGACGGAATTGTGGCCTATGCTTCTGATCCTGCCGCACCTACAGCCGCCTATGTAGCTGAGACAATGGGGCTACCAGGTAATCCTTATGAGGCTGTAGAGGTACTTGCCCGTAAAGACTACTTTAGGACTTTTTTGGCAGAGAACGGATTCAATGTTCCTCGCTCAGAGTCGTTTTATGAGTTAGAAAAAGCTCGTGAATGGTTAAATGAAATCGGCGTTCCTGCATTTATAAAGCCTATCGACTCTTCGGGCAGTAAAGGGGTGACACACATAGCAGATCATAAGGATTTAGACAGTGCCTTTGAATACGCCTCGTCTTTTTCGCGTGAAAAGAAAGTGGTTGTAGAGCAAGTAATACCGAGAACTGGCTATCAGATAGACAGCGATATCTTTATGAGTGCTGGGAAAGTAGCTTTTTGGATCTGGGGTGATCAGCATCAGGATACACTGTGCCATCCTTATGCGCCTATTGCTATTAGTTTTCCTTCGGTATTAGATAATGAGTTACAACAAAAAGCAAAAAATCAAGTTGAATCCATTTTAATAAAGCTAGGCTTTAAAACAGGGGCATTTAACGTTGAGTTTGTCGTTGATACAAATGGTGAGGTTTGGGTTATTGAGATTGGGCCCAGAAACGGGGGTAATCTAATTCCACAAGTGATTAAGTACGTCTCAGATGTAGATACTATTGCCGCAACGGTTGATGAAGCCATTGGTCTTAATTTCAATGAAAGCAAAGAGTATGATCTAAATGGATACTGGGCAAGTTATATCGTCCATGCCCGTGAAGATGGTGTCTTTAAAGAGTTGTGGCTGTCAGATAGAGTAAAGAAATATATCGTAGAGCAGGATATTCAAGTTAAGCCTGGCGATAAGGTGAATAAGTTCAGTGGCTCTCACGATACTTTAGGCACCATGATCATTAAGTTCCCATCCATGCAGGAGATGTTAGATATGCTGGATAACATGGAGCACGATATTTATGTCATCGTTGAATAA
- a CDS encoding EpsG family protein — MIPYLIVFVAVSVFGFIIDFVKSQYVKLFALFFTLIAFLSLYYYRDYNIGTDTLNYVPIFEDIFRTSNLLEYTVISGIEFGFTAAVYFLSLFSKDHFFIFVTLTAIIYINLLAAFYRYKLSATLFFASLFCVFPAYFYSFNILRQMIAVSFVILAVSFLLREKNKRFFLFCFLAFLFHYSSVFVILFYFIYQLRYLIVKLWYLAVFGAFAVVYVFFGYIVSSFDKYSGYAGVDEVTSPVGTLLNLFYISIFFIALYLKKYISFLKSDFYFFLATYGFFVSLSLYFMVADALNQGMVRASLYFIWPAVFLVLIIIKNIFNINMRYIVSCIYYLFLFSFTAYYLSNAGPEVVPYRFR; from the coding sequence ATGATTCCATATCTTATTGTGTTTGTTGCCGTCTCTGTATTTGGCTTTATTATTGATTTTGTGAAATCTCAATATGTAAAACTGTTTGCTTTATTTTTCACACTAATCGCCTTTTTGTCCTTGTATTACTATAGAGACTACAATATTGGAACAGACACATTAAACTATGTTCCTATTTTTGAGGATATATTTAGGACGAGTAATCTTTTAGAGTATACAGTAATATCTGGCATTGAGTTCGGGTTTACTGCAGCTGTTTATTTTTTAAGCTTGTTCTCTAAAGATCACTTTTTTATCTTTGTAACTTTAACAGCTATTATTTATATTAATTTACTTGCTGCTTTTTATAGATATAAATTAAGTGCTACTTTGTTTTTTGCTTCACTGTTTTGTGTGTTTCCAGCATATTTTTACTCATTTAATATATTACGTCAGATGATAGCTGTATCTTTTGTAATATTGGCTGTTAGTTTCTTACTCAGAGAAAAGAACAAACGTTTTTTTCTATTTTGCTTTCTTGCTTTTTTGTTCCACTATTCGAGTGTTTTTGTCATTTTATTCTATTTTATTTACCAGCTTAGGTATCTCATAGTTAAGCTTTGGTATTTGGCAGTTTTTGGCGCTTTTGCGGTAGTTTACGTGTTCTTTGGGTATATCGTCAGTAGCTTTGATAAGTACTCTGGTTATGCTGGGGTAGATGAGGTAACAAGCCCAGTTGGTACCCTATTAAATTTATTTTATATCTCAATATTCTTTATAGCGCTTTATTTGAAGAAGTATATTTCATTTTTAAAATCTGATTTTTACTTTTTCTTGGCGACTTATGGTTTCTTTGTTTCATTGAGCTTGTATTTTATGGTAGCAGACGCCCTTAATCAGGGTATGGTAAGAGCGTCTTTGTATTTTATATGGCCAGCAGTATTTTTAGTACTAATCATCATTAAGAATATTTTTAATATCAATATGAGATATATTGTCAGCTGTATTTATTATCTGTTCTTATTTTCTTTTACTGCTTACTATCTTTCTAATGCAGGCCCTGAAGTCGTTCCTTATAGGTTTAGATAA
- a CDS encoding ATP-grasp domain-containing protein: protein MNILITSAGQRVSLVRSFQKELTNIYEKAKVFTTDLNPILAPACHVSDGFFAVPRVTDENYISCLLKNCLDHDIKLVIPTIDTELSILSTNISKFEKKGIHIVISDIAFIKKCRDKRQTNEVFTKYGIETPRQFDQDNLEFPVFVKPYDGSRSKGIFTAFSPDDIKDEHLENEKLMYMEYVSDKDYDEFTIDCYYDKSSNLKCVVPRKRILVRAGEVNKGLTKKNIIVDEFTKKLAKLEGARGCLTIQVFLHKTKDIMKGIEINPRFGGGYPLTYLSGANYTKWIIEEYLLNKQIADFDDWEDNLLMLRYDAEVLVSNYDK, encoded by the coding sequence ATGAATATTTTGATAACTTCTGCTGGACAAAGAGTTTCCTTAGTGAGGTCTTTTCAGAAGGAGTTAACTAACATCTATGAAAAAGCAAAAGTCTTTACGACAGATCTTAATCCAATATTAGCGCCAGCTTGCCATGTCTCAGATGGGTTTTTTGCGGTACCAAGAGTGACAGATGAAAACTACATCAGCTGTTTATTAAAAAACTGTTTAGACCATGACATAAAACTAGTGATTCCTACCATAGATACTGAATTGAGTATTCTTAGTACCAACATTTCAAAGTTCGAAAAGAAGGGCATTCATATAGTTATTAGTGATATTGCCTTTATAAAAAAATGCCGTGATAAAAGACAGACCAATGAGGTGTTTACAAAGTATGGTATAGAGACTCCCAGACAGTTCGATCAAGATAATCTTGAGTTTCCTGTATTTGTCAAGCCCTATGATGGCAGTCGAAGCAAGGGTATATTTACAGCTTTTTCTCCTGATGATATCAAGGATGAGCATTTAGAGAATGAAAAGCTCATGTATATGGAGTATGTCTCTGATAAAGATTACGACGAATTTACCATAGATTGTTATTATGATAAAAGCTCTAACCTAAAATGTGTGGTGCCGCGTAAGCGTATTTTGGTGAGAGCTGGTGAAGTCAATAAAGGGCTTACTAAGAAAAATATCATCGTAGATGAGTTTACAAAGAAACTTGCCAAACTAGAAGGTGCTAGAGGCTGCTTAACCATTCAGGTATTCCTTCACAAGACCAAAGATATTATGAAAGGTATTGAGATTAATCCAAGATTCGGTGGTGGTTATCCTTTGACTTATTTATCAGGGGCAAACTATACGAAGTGGATCATTGAAGAATATCTCTTAAATAAACAAATCGCCGACTTCGATGATTGGGAAGATAACTTACTCATGCTACGTTATGATGCAGAAGTTTTAGTCAGTAACTATGATAAATAG
- a CDS encoding glycosyltransferase, with product MKILYVITGLGLGGAERVVADLAEKMHTLGHTVKIAYLTGDVAVTPASAEIEVIALNLNSVSEFLSASNKYRKLIGRFRPDVVHAHMVHANIFTRLNRIGCRVPKLICTAHNSNEGGRARMFAYRITNTLSDANTNVSNEATEALIAKGAFSKNNLITVYNGIDLSKFAKRSEDSTLEKDTVNLIAVGRFSDQKDYPNLIHAFALLKKEIDQSVKLTIVGDGELRPQIEALIQELDLTDNIVLLGRRSDVPELLSQADIFVLASKYEGFGLVVAEAMACECYVVATDSGGVAEVMGDTGKLVPPQNSRALAQALNDVIALEKSAIVRNNNQAEARVKARFSLEASVDKWLKIYEKK from the coding sequence ATGAAAATATTATATGTGATTACAGGTTTGGGTTTGGGTGGCGCTGAAAGAGTGGTCGCTGATTTGGCTGAGAAAATGCATACTTTAGGTCATACGGTCAAGATAGCTTATCTAACTGGGGATGTGGCGGTTACACCAGCATCAGCAGAGATAGAAGTCATTGCACTAAACTTAAATTCGGTGAGTGAGTTTTTATCAGCGTCTAACAAGTATAGAAAGCTCATTGGCCGTTTTCGACCCGACGTTGTCCATGCTCATATGGTGCACGCCAATATTTTTACTCGTCTAAATCGTATTGGTTGTAGGGTGCCAAAGTTGATCTGTACCGCCCATAATTCCAATGAAGGTGGCAGAGCGAGAATGTTTGCTTATCGGATAACCAACACTTTATCAGATGCCAATACCAATGTTAGTAATGAAGCAACGGAAGCGCTTATTGCTAAAGGTGCTTTTAGCAAAAACAACTTAATAACTGTCTATAACGGGATTGATCTGAGCAAGTTTGCCAAGCGCTCAGAAGATTCGACCTTAGAGAAAGATACCGTAAACCTTATCGCAGTGGGGAGGTTTAGTGATCAAAAGGACTATCCTAATTTGATTCACGCTTTCGCTTTACTAAAAAAAGAGATCGATCAAAGTGTAAAGCTGACCATTGTCGGTGATGGCGAGTTAAGACCTCAGATTGAGGCGTTGATCCAAGAGCTGGATTTAACTGACAATATCGTGCTACTAGGCAGACGTTCAGATGTTCCAGAACTGTTAAGTCAAGCTGATATTTTTGTCTTAGCTTCGAAATATGAGGGTTTTGGCTTGGTTGTTGCTGAAGCTATGGCCTGTGAATGTTATGTAGTAGCAACGGACTCAGGCGGGGTCGCCGAAGTCATGGGCGATACAGGTAAACTTGTTCCTCCGCAAAACAGTCGAGCTTTGGCTCAAGCTCTAAATGACGTTATTGCGTTAGAAAAGTCTGCAATCGTTCGCAATAACAATCAAGCAGAAGCCAGGGTTAAAGCGCGTTTTTCTTTAGAAGCCTCGGTTGATAAATGGTTGAAAATATATGAAAAAAAATAA
- a CDS encoding oligosaccharide flippase family protein — protein MLRPSLKLNVIASYTSQVYTIIISVAILPLYIKYMGAEAYGLVGFFAMLQGLFALLDFGLTPTISRQTAQYNAGKESALDFRQLFRALSLIFLFIAVLGGGILLSLDDYIAAQWLNLESLSVEDVLFCLQVMAVSVSLRWMAGLYRGVISGFEQIVWLSVMSSINATLRFPGVLLYMYFFGFTIKSFFVFQLMLALIEFAIYMTKTYLLLPKPSLQESIGWSIKPVKPLLGFALTIALTSSIWVLFTQLDKFVLSGILSLADYGYFTLAVLVAGGVLQLSSPISAPIMPRMARLEAEQEYEQLRQVYLNATQFIAVLVVTAGIVLAGVAKPVLYAWTGDTELANQAAPVLTLYALGNAVLALTAFPYYLQYAKGNLRYHLIGNIVSVFILIPTVIWAATEYGAIGAGWVWFLMQVFYLTFWVSYIHIKIEPNINWLWFKTFLPSVAAVSVFVLLLSSRIDYSGNRLIVLVEVIVMSFLSLIVAMLSSPRVLSIFKVKFLKRVV, from the coding sequence GTGTTAAGACCTTCATTAAAGCTCAATGTCATAGCTAGCTACACTAGTCAGGTTTATACAATCATTATTAGTGTAGCAATTCTACCTTTATATATAAAATATATGGGAGCAGAGGCTTATGGTTTAGTCGGCTTTTTTGCCATGCTACAAGGGCTATTTGCTCTGCTTGATTTTGGTCTAACGCCCACGATTAGTCGACAAACTGCACAATATAATGCTGGTAAAGAATCTGCTTTAGATTTTAGACAGCTATTTAGAGCTCTCAGCTTAATATTTCTGTTTATTGCAGTTTTAGGTGGAGGTATTTTACTTTCATTAGATGATTATATCGCTGCACAGTGGCTAAACTTAGAAAGCTTAAGTGTTGAAGATGTTTTGTTCTGTCTGCAAGTGATGGCTGTAAGTGTGTCTTTACGCTGGATGGCGGGTTTATATCGCGGGGTAATATCTGGCTTTGAGCAAATAGTATGGCTGAGTGTAATGAGTAGCATAAACGCTACTCTTAGATTTCCAGGTGTACTGCTATATATGTATTTTTTTGGCTTTACGATAAAAAGTTTTTTTGTTTTTCAGCTAATGCTAGCGCTTATAGAGTTTGCTATTTATATGACAAAAACTTATTTATTGTTACCTAAGCCGTCATTACAAGAATCAATCGGTTGGTCTATTAAGCCGGTGAAACCTTTACTAGGGTTTGCATTAACGATTGCATTGACCTCTTCAATTTGGGTGCTATTTACTCAATTAGATAAGTTCGTGCTTTCTGGTATTTTATCTTTAGCGGACTATGGCTATTTTACGTTAGCAGTACTAGTAGCGGGTGGAGTCTTACAGCTTAGCTCCCCAATTAGTGCACCTATCATGCCACGCATGGCGCGTTTAGAAGCTGAGCAAGAGTATGAGCAATTAAGGCAAGTTTATCTAAATGCGACCCAGTTCATAGCGGTGTTAGTGGTGACTGCAGGTATTGTACTTGCAGGTGTTGCCAAACCAGTATTATATGCGTGGACGGGTGATACCGAGCTTGCTAATCAAGCAGCGCCAGTTTTAACCCTGTACGCCTTGGGTAATGCTGTTTTGGCACTGACAGCCTTTCCCTATTACTTGCAGTATGCAAAAGGTAATCTAAGATATCATTTGATAGGTAATATTGTCAGTGTGTTTATACTAATCCCTACTGTAATTTGGGCTGCGACAGAATATGGGGCTATAGGTGCTGGTTGGGTTTGGTTTTTAATGCAAGTCTTTTATCTAACATTCTGGGTCAGTTATATCCATATAAAGATTGAGCCAAATATTAATTGGCTATGGTTTAAAACTTTTTTACCTAGTGTAGCGGCAGTCTCTGTTTTTGTATTATTGTTATCTTCAAGAATAGATTATTCAGGCAATCGCTTAATTGTATTAGTTGAAGTTATCGTTATGAGTTTCTTGAGTCTCATTGTTGCAATGCTAAGCTCTCCTAGGGTTCTTAGTATATTTAAGGTCAAGTTTTTGAAGAGGGTAGTATGA